A portion of the Streptomyces erythrochromogenes genome contains these proteins:
- the glmS gene encoding glutamine--fructose-6-phosphate transaminase (isomerizing) → MCGIVGYIGKRDVAPLLLEGLARLEYRGYDSAGIVVNSPKAGALKMVKAKGRVRDLEARVPKRFAGTTGIAHTRWATHGAPSDVNSHPHLDPENKVAVVHNGIVDNAAELRVKLEAEGVVFASETDTEVITHLIARSQADTLEEKVREAVKAIDGTYGIAVMHADFTDRIVVARNGSPVILGIGEKEMLVASDVAALIAHTRQVVTLNDGEMATLKADDFRTYTTSGTSTNATPETVEWEAASFDMGGHDTYMHKEISEQPDAVDRVLRGRIDDRFNTVHLGGLNLDPREARGIRRVKILGCGTSYHAGLIGAGLIEGMARIPADAEPASEFRYRNPVVDPDTLYIAVSQSGETYDVLAAVQELKRKGARVLGVVNVVGSAIAREADGGVYVHAGPEVCVVSTKCFTNTVVAFALLAVHLGRIRDLSVTDGKRIIEGLRKLPAQIQEILDGEEDIKKLAAEFAEAKSMMFIGRVRGYPVALEASLKLKEISYIHAEAYPASELKHGPLALIEPSLPTVAIVPDDDLLEKNRAALEEIKARSGRILAVAHREQEKADHTIVVPKNEDELDPILMGIPLQLLAYHTALAMGRDIDKPRNLAKSVTVE, encoded by the coding sequence ATGTGCGGAATCGTCGGTTACATCGGAAAGCGTGACGTGGCACCGCTGCTGCTGGAGGGCCTGGCACGGCTGGAGTACCGCGGGTACGACTCCGCGGGCATCGTCGTGAACAGCCCGAAGGCCGGCGCGCTCAAGATGGTCAAGGCCAAGGGCCGCGTCCGCGACCTGGAGGCCCGGGTCCCGAAGCGCTTCGCCGGCACCACCGGCATCGCCCACACCCGCTGGGCCACGCACGGCGCACCGAGCGACGTCAACTCCCACCCGCACCTGGACCCGGAGAACAAGGTCGCCGTCGTCCACAACGGCATCGTCGACAACGCCGCCGAGCTCCGCGTCAAGCTGGAGGCCGAAGGCGTCGTCTTCGCCTCCGAGACCGACACCGAGGTCATCACCCACCTGATCGCCCGCTCCCAGGCCGACACCCTGGAGGAGAAGGTCCGCGAGGCGGTCAAGGCGATCGACGGCACGTACGGCATCGCCGTGATGCACGCCGACTTCACCGACCGCATCGTCGTCGCCCGCAACGGCTCGCCGGTCATCCTCGGCATCGGCGAGAAGGAGATGCTCGTCGCCTCCGACGTCGCCGCGCTGATCGCCCACACCCGCCAGGTCGTCACCCTGAACGACGGCGAGATGGCCACCCTCAAGGCCGACGACTTCCGCACGTACACCACGAGCGGCACGTCGACGAACGCCACCCCGGAGACCGTGGAGTGGGAGGCCGCCTCCTTCGACATGGGCGGCCACGACACCTACATGCACAAGGAGATCTCCGAGCAGCCCGACGCGGTCGACCGCGTGCTGCGCGGCCGGATCGACGACCGCTTCAACACGGTCCACCTGGGCGGCCTGAACCTGGACCCGCGCGAGGCGCGCGGCATCCGCCGGGTCAAGATCCTCGGCTGCGGCACCTCGTACCACGCGGGCCTGATCGGCGCCGGCCTCATCGAGGGCATGGCCCGCATCCCCGCGGACGCCGAGCCGGCCTCGGAGTTCCGCTACCGCAACCCGGTCGTGGACCCCGACACCCTCTACATCGCGGTCTCCCAGTCGGGTGAGACCTACGACGTGCTCGCGGCCGTGCAGGAGCTCAAGCGCAAGGGCGCCCGCGTCCTCGGCGTCGTCAACGTGGTCGGCTCCGCGATCGCCCGCGAGGCCGACGGCGGCGTGTACGTGCACGCCGGCCCCGAGGTCTGCGTCGTCTCCACCAAGTGCTTCACCAACACGGTCGTGGCCTTCGCGCTGCTCGCCGTGCACCTGGGCCGCATCCGGGACCTCTCGGTCACCGACGGCAAGCGGATCATCGAGGGCCTGCGCAAGCTGCCCGCGCAGATCCAGGAGATCCTCGACGGCGAAGAGGACATCAAGAAGCTCGCGGCCGAGTTCGCCGAGGCCAAGTCGATGATGTTCATCGGCCGGGTCCGCGGCTACCCCGTGGCGCTGGAGGCCTCCCTCAAGCTGAAGGAGATCTCCTACATCCACGCCGAGGCCTACCCGGCCTCCGAGCTCAAGCACGGCCCGCTGGCCCTGATCGAGCCCTCGCTGCCGACCGTCGCGATCGTCCCGGACGACGACCTGCTGGAGAAGAACCGCGCGGCGCTGGAGGAGATCAAGGCCCGCAGCGGCCGGATCCTCGCCGTCGCCCACCGCGAGCAGGAGAAGGCGGACCACACCATCGTGGTCCCGAAGAACGAGGACGAGCTGGACCCGATCCTCATGGGCATCCCGCTCCAGCTGCTGGCGTACCACACGGCCCTGGCCATGGGCCGGGACATCGACAAGCCGCGCAACCTGGCGAAGTCGGTCACCGTCGAGTAG
- a CDS encoding DUF4429 domain-containing protein — protein MAEIIQKDGTWTFDGDAVRIVPGRDKGVGLLRQTLGEVVVPLRALAGVSYEPGRKAGRLRLRLREGADPLTQVTGGRLPEASDPYRLSVEPDRTGVAEYFVDAVRNALLLEQVDPGPSETYLLPGPAVPMAVGAGDGTVTFDGDRIALEWNWTTEEAKRSGGPREFRVTDLRTVEWAPAKGLENGWLRFSLTGAAQPAAPKYDPYTVELFGFKKDPLMALVAAAVALRLPHPAAPAQERALEDAPPKELAAPAGGAAEDHDALLRRLRELGELHQTGVLTADEFAAAKQSVLRRF, from the coding sequence ATGGCGGAAATCATCCAGAAGGACGGAACCTGGACGTTCGACGGCGACGCGGTGCGCATCGTGCCCGGCCGCGACAAGGGGGTGGGTCTGCTGCGGCAGACCCTGGGCGAGGTGGTCGTGCCGTTGCGCGCGCTCGCGGGGGTCAGTTACGAGCCGGGCCGCAAGGCCGGGCGGCTGCGGCTCCGGCTGCGCGAGGGGGCCGACCCGCTGACGCAGGTGACGGGCGGTCGGCTGCCGGAGGCCTCCGATCCGTACCGGCTGAGCGTGGAGCCGGACCGCACGGGGGTCGCGGAGTACTTCGTGGACGCGGTGCGCAACGCGCTGCTGCTGGAGCAGGTGGATCCCGGTCCCTCGGAGACCTACCTGCTGCCCGGCCCCGCCGTGCCGATGGCGGTGGGCGCGGGCGACGGGACCGTCACCTTCGACGGCGACCGGATCGCGCTGGAGTGGAACTGGACGACCGAGGAGGCCAAGCGCTCCGGGGGGCCGCGCGAGTTCCGGGTGACGGATCTGCGGACGGTGGAGTGGGCCCCGGCGAAGGGGCTGGAGAACGGCTGGCTCCGCTTCAGCCTGACCGGCGCCGCGCAGCCCGCCGCGCCCAAGTACGACCCCTACACGGTGGAGCTGTTCGGCTTCAAGAAGGACCCGCTGATGGCGCTGGTCGCCGCGGCGGTGGCGCTGCGGCTGCCGCACCCGGCCGCGCCGGCGCAGGAGCGGGCCCTCGAGGACGCCCCGCCGAAGGAGCTCGCCGCGCCGGCCGGCGGCGCGGCGGAGGACCACGACGCCCTGCTGCGGCGGCTGCGGGAGCTGGGGGAGCTGCACCAGACGGGAGTCCTCACGGCCGACGAGTTCGCCGCAGCGAAGCAGTCCGTTTTGCGCAGATTCTGA
- a CDS encoding family 20 glycosylhydrolase, which yields MRVLRRALGTLLVLGAVSCTAAHGDDASAGDDPPAALAPFERLLPAPVSARAAGPGYSFGPGTVVRTGPGAGEEVRRVGELLAEQLRGPSGLPLPVVEGVRGDGIRLRIDAGAEGGGEEGYRLTSGPSGVDLVARTPAGLFRAGQTLRQLVPVAGPGTVPGGTVTDRPRFAYRGAMVDIARHFFTVEQVKRYVDQLAQYKINTLHLHLTDDQGWRLAIDSWPRLAQYGGAGEVGGGPGGHWTKDEYRELVAYAGERYVDVVPEIDMPGHTNAALASYAELNCDGKAPPRYTGIKVGFSSLCVAKERTYEFVDEVLGELAELTPGRYLHIGGDEAHATPAADYAAFMDRAQEVVGRHGKTVVAWHQLASARPAAGAVLQYWGHDKTSAADRSAVAAAAKAGHPLILSPADRVYLDMKYEAATKPGLSWAGHVPVARSYSWNPGAYLAGVPESAVLGVEAPLWTENVATRAEWELMAFPRVLGLAELGWSPAAALDWTAYGRRLAAQAPRLDAQGIGYFRAPDVPWAR from the coding sequence ATGAGAGTCCTGCGACGCGCGCTCGGCACCCTCCTCGTCCTCGGTGCCGTCTCCTGCACCGCCGCCCACGGCGACGACGCGAGCGCCGGTGACGACCCGCCCGCGGCCCTCGCCCCCTTCGAACGGCTCCTGCCGGCGCCGGTCTCCGCGCGGGCCGCGGGCCCCGGCTACTCCTTCGGGCCGGGCACGGTCGTGCGTACGGGGCCGGGCGCGGGCGAGGAGGTCCGCCGGGTCGGCGAGCTCCTCGCGGAGCAGCTGCGCGGCCCGAGCGGGCTGCCGCTGCCGGTGGTCGAGGGGGTGCGGGGGGACGGGATCCGGCTCAGGATCGACGCGGGGGCCGAGGGGGGCGGGGAGGAGGGGTACCGGCTGACGTCCGGGCCGAGCGGGGTCGACCTCGTCGCGCGGACCCCGGCCGGCCTCTTCCGCGCGGGGCAGACCCTGCGCCAGCTGGTGCCCGTGGCCGGGCCCGGGACGGTACCGGGCGGCACGGTCACCGACCGGCCGCGCTTCGCCTACCGGGGGGCCATGGTCGACATCGCACGGCACTTCTTCACGGTGGAACAGGTGAAGCGGTACGTGGACCAGCTCGCCCAGTACAAGATCAACACGCTCCACCTGCACCTCACCGACGACCAGGGGTGGCGCCTGGCGATCGACTCCTGGCCGCGCCTGGCGCAGTACGGGGGTGCCGGCGAGGTCGGCGGCGGGCCCGGCGGCCACTGGACGAAGGACGAGTACCGCGAGCTGGTCGCGTACGCGGGCGAGCGGTACGTGGACGTGGTACCCGAGATCGACATGCCGGGGCACACCAACGCGGCGCTCGCCTCCTACGCCGAGCTGAACTGCGACGGGAAGGCGCCGCCCCGGTACACCGGGATCAAGGTCGGCTTCAGCTCGCTGTGCGTGGCGAAGGAGCGGACGTACGAGTTCGTCGACGAGGTGCTCGGCGAGCTGGCGGAGCTCACGCCCGGCCGCTACCTGCACATCGGCGGCGACGAGGCGCACGCGACGCCGGCGGCGGACTACGCCGCCTTCATGGACCGGGCGCAGGAGGTGGTGGGCCGCCACGGGAAGACGGTGGTGGCCTGGCACCAGCTGGCGTCGGCGCGGCCGGCGGCGGGCGCGGTCCTGCAGTACTGGGGCCACGACAAGACCTCGGCCGCGGACCGGTCGGCGGTGGCGGCGGCCGCGAAGGCCGGGCACCCGCTGATCCTGTCCCCGGCGGACCGGGTGTACCTGGACATGAAGTACGAGGCGGCGACGAAGCCGGGGCTGTCGTGGGCGGGCCACGTCCCCGTGGCGCGGTCGTACTCCTGGAACCCGGGGGCCTATCTGGCCGGGGTGCCGGAGTCCGCGGTGCTCGGGGTGGAGGCCCCGCTGTGGACGGAGAACGTCGCGACGCGGGCCGAGTGGGAGCTGATGGCGTTCCCGCGGGTGCTGGGCCTGGCGGAGCTGGGCTGGTCCCCGGCGGCCGCCCTCGACTGGACCGCGTACGGCCGACGCCTCGCCGCACAGGCCCCCCGCCTGGACGCCCAGGGCATCGGCTACTTCCGGGCCCCTGACGTCCCGTGGGCGCGCTGA
- a CDS encoding IucA/IucC family protein, translating to MSLSDAVSHLSPELWDRANRALVRKAIAEFAHERLLTPVSLGGDRYSVVSDDGTVEYRFDAARQVLDHWSVDEVTITRLRDGQSLPLDALDFHIEFQQTLGLSAEVLPVYLEEISSTLAGSAFKYTKPQIPADVLAKSSFQDIETGMTEGHPCFVANNGRLGFGVHEYHAYAPEAASPVHLIWAAAHKDVATFTAGAGLEHDSFMRAELGDAAVDLFAAKLRTLDLDPADYLLFPVHPWQWWNKTTVTFAAEIAGRRLVLLGEGEDAYLPQQSIRTFFNTTTPTKHYVKTAISVLNMGFMRGLSAAYMEATPAINDWLHQLIESDEVLQSVDFSIIRERAAIGYRHLQYERATDRYSPYRKMLAALWRESPVNSLGDGERLATMASLLHVDAEGKSFVGALIEESGLTPAEWLKPYLRAYLLPLVHCFYQYDLAYMPHGENTILVIKDGVVQRAIFKDIAEEIVIMDADAVLPPAVERIRADVPEDMKLLSIFTDVFDCFFRFLSSILVTEGICTEDTFWQAVADCAHDYQDSMPALTEKFERYDFFAEEFQLSCLNRLQLRNNKQMVDLSDPSAALQLIGNLKNPVAAFARR from the coding sequence ATGAGCCTCTCCGACGCCGTCTCCCACCTCTCCCCCGAGCTGTGGGACCGCGCCAACCGCGCCCTGGTCCGCAAGGCCATCGCCGAGTTCGCGCACGAGCGCCTGCTGACCCCCGTCTCCCTCGGCGGCGACCGCTACTCGGTCGTCTCCGACGACGGCACGGTGGAGTACCGCTTCGACGCCGCCCGCCAGGTCCTGGACCACTGGTCGGTGGACGAGGTCACCATCACCCGGCTGCGGGACGGGCAGTCCCTGCCGCTGGACGCCCTCGACTTCCACATCGAGTTCCAGCAGACCCTGGGGCTGAGCGCGGAGGTCCTGCCGGTCTACCTGGAGGAGATCTCCTCCACCCTGGCCGGTTCGGCCTTCAAGTACACCAAGCCGCAGATCCCCGCCGACGTGCTGGCGAAGTCCTCCTTCCAGGACATCGAGACCGGCATGACCGAGGGCCACCCCTGCTTCGTCGCCAACAACGGCCGACTCGGCTTCGGCGTGCACGAGTACCACGCGTACGCCCCGGAGGCCGCGAGCCCGGTCCACCTGATCTGGGCGGCCGCGCACAAGGACGTCGCCACCTTCACGGCGGGCGCCGGCCTGGAGCACGACAGCTTCATGCGCGCCGAGCTGGGCGACGCGGCGGTCGACCTGTTCGCCGCGAAACTGCGCACCCTGGACCTGGACCCGGCGGACTACCTGCTCTTCCCGGTCCACCCCTGGCAGTGGTGGAACAAGACCACGGTCACCTTCGCCGCGGAGATCGCGGGCCGCCGCCTGGTGCTGCTCGGCGAGGGCGAGGACGCCTACCTCCCGCAGCAGTCGATCCGTACGTTCTTCAACACCACCACCCCGACGAAGCACTACGTCAAGACGGCCATCTCCGTCCTGAACATGGGCTTCATGCGGGGCCTCTCGGCCGCCTACATGGAGGCCACCCCCGCCATCAACGACTGGCTGCACCAGCTGATCGAGTCCGACGAGGTCCTGCAGTCCGTCGACTTCTCGATCATCCGCGAGCGCGCGGCCATCGGCTACCGGCACCTGCAGTACGAGCGCGCCACCGACCGCTACTCGCCGTACCGCAAGATGCTGGCGGCCCTGTGGCGCGAGTCCCCGGTGAACTCCCTCGGGGACGGCGAGCGCCTGGCCACCATGGCCTCGCTCCTCCACGTGGACGCCGAGGGCAAGTCGTTCGTCGGCGCCCTGATCGAGGAGTCCGGCCTCACCCCGGCCGAGTGGCTGAAGCCCTACCTGCGCGCCTACCTGCTGCCACTGGTGCACTGCTTCTACCAGTACGACCTCGCGTACATGCCGCACGGCGAGAACACCATCCTGGTCATCAAGGACGGCGTCGTCCAGCGTGCGATCTTCAAGGACATCGCCGAGGAGATCGTCATCATGGACGCGGACGCGGTGCTGCCGCCCGCGGTCGAGCGGATCCGCGCGGACGTCCCCGAGGACATGAAGCTGCTGTCGATCTTCACGGACGTCTTCGACTGCTTCTTCCGCTTCCTGTCCTCCATCCTCGTCACGGAGGGCATCTGCACCGAGGACACCTTCTGGCAGGCCGTGGCCGACTGCGCCCACGACTACCAGGACTCCATGCCGGCCCTCACGGAGAAGTTCGAGCGCTACGACTTCTTCGCGGAGGAGTTCCAGCTGTCCTGCCTCAACCGCCTCCAGCTGCGCAACAACAAGCAGATGGTCGACCTCTCCGACCCGTCGGCCGCGCTCCAGCTGATCGGCAACCTCAAGAACCCCGTCGCGGCCTTCGCCCGGCGGTGA
- a CDS encoding GNAT family N-acetyltransferase, with the protein MSTTDTLYSRTDSVLGDFAIRPLDPFADAELLHGWVTHPKASFWMMQDASLPDVEREYMRITAHEHHQAYIGLHEGRPAFLMETYDPSELELVGLYDAQPGDVGMHFLVAPSDQPLHGFTRAVITTVMAAIFADPATVRVVVEPDVANTAVHALNEAVGFLPERQVTKPEKEALLSFCTREQFEAATGIAQGVSI; encoded by the coding sequence ATGAGCACCACCGACACCCTCTACTCCCGGACGGACTCGGTCCTCGGGGACTTCGCGATCCGCCCGCTGGACCCCTTCGCCGACGCGGAGCTGCTCCACGGCTGGGTCACGCACCCCAAGGCCTCGTTCTGGATGATGCAGGACGCCTCGCTGCCGGACGTCGAGCGCGAGTACATGCGCATCACGGCCCACGAGCACCACCAGGCCTACATCGGCCTGCACGAGGGCCGCCCGGCCTTCCTGATGGAGACCTACGACCCGAGCGAGCTGGAGCTGGTCGGCCTGTACGACGCCCAGCCCGGCGACGTCGGCATGCACTTCCTGGTCGCGCCCAGCGACCAGCCGCTGCACGGGTTCACCCGCGCGGTCATCACGACCGTCATGGCCGCGATCTTCGCCGACCCGGCCACCGTCCGCGTCGTGGTCGAGCCGGACGTCGCCAACACCGCCGTGCACGCCCTCAACGAGGCCGTCGGCTTCCTGCCGGAGCGCCAGGTCACCAAGCCGGAGAAGGAAGCGCTGCTGAGCTTCTGCACCCGCGAGCAGTTCGAGGCCGCCACCGGCATCGCCCAGGGGGTGTCGATATGA
- a CDS encoding lysine N(6)-hydroxylase/L-ornithine N(5)-oxygenase family protein, with protein sequence MPSTTEPHDFIGIGLGPFNLGLACLTAPIDELSGLFIESKPHFEWHAGMFLDGAHLQTPFMSDLVTLADPTSPFSFLNYLKDQDRLYSFYIRENFYPLRAEYNDYCRWAADRLDNVLYSTSVTEVTYDERAGVYEVRTDKGETHRARRLVLGTGTSPHVPEACAGLGGDFLHNSAYMPNKAELQKKKSITLIGSGQSAAELYYDLLAEIDVYGYQLNWVTRSPRFFPLEYTKLTLEMTSPEYVDYFHALPEDTRYRLETQQKNLFKGIDGDLINAIFDLLYQKRISMPGAVPTTLLTNTSLNSTAYDTTTGTYTLGLRQEEQERDFSLTTEGLVLATGYKYRTPDFLDPVRDRLNFDGRGRLDAARNYSVDTTGRGVYLQNGTTHNHSLTSPDLGMAAYRNAYIVSELLGREYYKVEKSIAFQQFAAPEGTHA encoded by the coding sequence TTGCCGTCCACCACTGAGCCCCACGACTTCATCGGCATCGGCCTCGGTCCCTTCAACCTGGGACTGGCGTGCCTGACCGCGCCGATCGACGAGCTGAGCGGCCTGTTCATCGAGTCGAAGCCGCACTTCGAGTGGCACGCGGGGATGTTCCTGGACGGCGCACACCTGCAGACGCCCTTCATGTCGGACCTGGTCACCCTCGCCGACCCGACGTCGCCGTTCTCCTTCCTGAACTACCTGAAGGACCAGGACCGGCTGTACTCCTTCTACATCCGGGAGAACTTCTACCCGCTGCGCGCCGAGTACAACGACTACTGCCGCTGGGCCGCCGACCGCCTCGACAACGTCCTGTACTCGACCTCCGTCACCGAGGTCACCTACGACGAGCGGGCCGGCGTCTACGAGGTCCGCACCGACAAGGGCGAGACCCACCGCGCCCGCCGCCTGGTCCTGGGCACCGGCACCTCGCCGCACGTCCCGGAGGCCTGCGCCGGCCTCGGCGGCGACTTCCTGCACAACTCCGCCTACATGCCGAACAAGGCGGAGCTGCAGAAGAAGAAGTCCATCACCCTGATCGGCTCCGGCCAGAGCGCCGCGGAGCTCTACTACGACCTCCTCGCCGAGATCGACGTGTACGGCTACCAGCTCAACTGGGTCACGCGCTCCCCGCGCTTCTTCCCGCTGGAGTACACGAAGCTGACGCTGGAGATGACCTCCCCCGAGTACGTGGACTACTTCCACGCCCTCCCGGAGGACACCCGCTACCGGCTGGAGACCCAGCAGAAGAACCTCTTCAAGGGCATCGACGGCGACCTGATCAACGCCATCTTCGACCTGCTCTACCAGAAGAGGATCTCCATGCCGGGCGCCGTGCCGACGACCCTGCTGACCAACACCTCGCTGAACAGCACGGCGTACGACACCACCACGGGCACCTACACCCTGGGGCTGCGCCAGGAGGAGCAGGAGCGGGACTTCTCCCTCACCACCGAGGGCCTGGTCCTGGCCACCGGCTACAAGTACCGGACCCCGGACTTCCTCGACCCGGTGCGCGACCGCCTCAACTTCGACGGCCGCGGCCGCCTCGACGCCGCCCGCAACTACAGCGTCGACACCACGGGCCGCGGGGTGTACCTCCAGAACGGCACCACCCACAACCACTCCCTGACCTCCCCCGACCTGGGCATGGCCGCGTACCGCAACGCGTACATCGTCAGTGAGCTGCTCGGCCGCGAGTACTACAAGGTCGAGAAGTCCATCGCGTTCCAGCAGTTCGCCGCCCCGGAAGGCACCCACGCATGA
- a CDS encoding pyridoxal phosphate-dependent decarboxylase family protein, producing the protein MRQHLLNETTADIYRRSVTEGVDRVAAKLATTERPHTGISVDELAPVINGIDLDTPLGDSSAALAELEDVYLRDAVYFHHPRYLGHLNCPVVIPAVVGEAVMAAVNSSLDTWDQSIGGTLIERRLIDWTTRRIGLGEKADGIFTSGGSQSNFHALLLARDEACRIVMKRAMDAGIGLTKAELLPKLRIFTSEASHFSVQKSAAMLGLGYEAVISVPVDRNRRMDTSLLALELENCAAEGLFPMAVVATAGTTDFGSIDPLPEIARLTAEHSAWMHVDAAYGCGLLVSPTRRHLLDGIEHADSVTVDYHKSFFQPVSSSAMLVRDRDTLKHATYHADYLNPRRMAEERIPNQVDKSIQTTRRFDALKLWMTLRIMGADGIGSLFDEVIDLAAAGYGVITADPRFEVVVEPQISTLVFRFLPGGDVPAELLDEAQLHARKALFASGEAVVAGTKVDGKQYLKFTLLNPQTTTADIAAVLDLLAAHAEQFLGESLAVHH; encoded by the coding sequence ATGCGCCAGCATCTGCTGAACGAGACGACCGCGGATATCTACCGTCGTTCTGTCACCGAGGGCGTCGACCGCGTCGCCGCCAAGCTCGCCACCACCGAACGGCCCCACACCGGTATATCCGTCGACGAACTCGCCCCGGTCATCAACGGGATCGACCTCGACACCCCGCTCGGCGACTCCTCCGCCGCGCTCGCCGAGCTGGAGGACGTCTACCTCCGCGACGCCGTCTACTTCCACCACCCGCGCTACCTGGGCCACCTCAACTGCCCGGTCGTCATCCCCGCGGTGGTCGGCGAGGCCGTCATGGCCGCCGTCAACTCCTCCCTCGACACCTGGGACCAGTCCATCGGCGGCACGCTCATCGAGCGCCGCCTCATCGACTGGACCACGCGCCGCATCGGCCTCGGCGAGAAGGCGGACGGCATCTTCACCTCCGGTGGCAGCCAGTCCAACTTCCACGCCCTGCTGCTGGCCCGCGACGAGGCCTGCCGCATCGTCATGAAGCGCGCCATGGACGCCGGGATCGGCCTGACCAAGGCCGAACTCCTCCCGAAGCTGCGCATCTTCACGTCCGAGGCCAGCCACTTCAGCGTGCAGAAGTCGGCCGCCATGCTCGGCCTGGGCTACGAGGCCGTCATCTCCGTGCCCGTGGACCGCAACCGGCGGATGGACACCTCCCTCCTCGCGCTGGAGCTGGAGAACTGCGCCGCCGAGGGCCTCTTCCCCATGGCCGTCGTCGCCACCGCCGGCACCACCGACTTCGGGTCCATCGACCCGCTCCCCGAGATCGCCCGCCTGACCGCCGAGCACTCCGCGTGGATGCACGTGGACGCCGCCTACGGCTGCGGACTGCTGGTCTCCCCCACCCGCCGGCACCTCCTCGACGGCATCGAGCACGCCGACTCGGTCACGGTCGACTACCACAAGTCGTTCTTCCAGCCCGTGAGCTCCAGCGCGATGCTGGTCCGCGACCGCGACACCCTCAAGCACGCCACGTACCACGCGGACTACCTCAACCCGCGGCGCATGGCCGAGGAGCGGATCCCGAACCAGGTCGACAAGTCCATCCAGACCACGCGCCGGTTCGACGCCCTCAAGCTCTGGATGACGCTGCGCATCATGGGCGCCGACGGCATCGGCTCGCTCTTCGACGAGGTCATCGACCTCGCGGCCGCCGGCTACGGCGTGATCACGGCGGACCCGCGCTTCGAGGTCGTCGTCGAGCCGCAGATCTCCACCCTCGTCTTCCGCTTCCTGCCCGGCGGCGACGTCCCCGCGGAACTCCTCGACGAGGCCCAGCTCCACGCCCGCAAGGCGCTCTTCGCCTCCGGCGAGGCCGTCGTCGCCGGCACCAAGGTGGACGGTAAGCAGTACCTGAAGTTCACCCTCCTCAACCCGCAGACCACGACGGCCGACATCGCTGCCGTCCTCGACCTCCTCGCCGCACACGCCGAGCAGTTCCTGGGAGAATCCCTTGCCGTCCACCACTGA
- a CDS encoding siderophore-interacting protein, which yields MTATASDAPAVAHFRFFTLEVLRTRRLGHSFLRVTFGGESLAGFRSGGFDQSLSLFLPPSGQEHTVLPSTDEDTWFAAWRGMPDEERPVMRSYTVREQRRDDAGAVEVDIDFVLHGDSSPASHWAGRASAGRRILAIGPAVAENKSVRFQAPAGADAVWMYADETALPAAAAILDRLPAGTRVRAWFEVPHEDDRLELGTLADADITWIVREGDGRERTGRVLDALRSAQPPVAEAPYVWLAGEAGTVRAVRRHFVQERSVDRRSVRFTGYWRLGASEEQLLAEAYAGKAPSEDPASEL from the coding sequence ATGACCGCCACCGCGTCCGACGCCCCGGCCGTGGCGCACTTCCGCTTCTTCACGCTCGAAGTGCTCCGCACGCGCCGCCTGGGCCACTCGTTCCTGCGGGTCACGTTCGGCGGGGAGTCCCTCGCGGGCTTCCGTTCGGGCGGCTTCGACCAGAGCCTGTCGCTCTTCCTGCCCCCGTCCGGCCAGGAGCACACCGTGCTCCCGTCCACGGACGAGGACACCTGGTTCGCCGCGTGGCGCGGCATGCCGGACGAGGAGCGGCCGGTGATGCGCTCCTACACCGTGCGCGAGCAGCGCCGTGACGACGCGGGCGCGGTCGAGGTCGACATCGACTTCGTCCTGCACGGGGACTCGTCCCCCGCCTCCCACTGGGCCGGGCGCGCGAGCGCCGGCCGCCGGATCCTGGCGATCGGCCCGGCCGTCGCCGAGAACAAGTCCGTACGCTTCCAGGCCCCGGCCGGCGCCGACGCGGTCTGGATGTACGCGGACGAGACCGCCCTGCCGGCCGCGGCCGCGATCCTGGACCGGCTGCCGGCGGGCACCCGGGTCCGGGCCTGGTTCGAGGTCCCGCACGAGGACGACCGGCTCGAACTCGGCACGCTCGCCGACGCGGACATCACGTGGATCGTGCGCGAGGGCGACGGCAGGGAGCGGACCGGGCGGGTGCTGGACGCGCTCCGCTCGGCGCAGCCGCCGGTCGCCGAGGCCCCGTACGTGTGGCTGGCCGGCGAGGCCGGCACCGTTCGCGCGGTACGCCGCCACTTCGTGCAGGAACGATCCGTCGACCGCCGCTCGGTGCGCTTCACCGGCTACTGGCGGCTCGGCGCGAGCGAGGAGCAGCTCCTCGCCGAGGCGTACGCGGGCAAGGCTCCCAGCGAGGACCCCGCGTCCGAGCTGTAG